In a single window of the Hypanus sabinus isolate sHypSab1 chromosome 15, sHypSab1.hap1, whole genome shotgun sequence genome:
- the LOC132405554 gene encoding protocadherin gamma-C5-like, translating into MANAFMLSLTAIASFVVVCAPGRISGQIRYSIAEEMEKGTFVGNIAHDLGLNVRQFSARKFRLSSDDGGRYLKVSLENAVLSIHERIDRERLCGQSDMCSIPFEIILENPLEVHRGELVISDVNDNSPTFRDSSIPLQISEAIPPGVRFRLESAEDPDIGINTVADYTISSSEYFKLETRRTEEGIIIAELVLEKSLDRELQSSFQLVLTATDGGIPQRTGTAQILITVPDFNDNPPVFEHDVYRNSIKENAPQGTVVMIVNATDLDEGLNAKLLYSFSGISLQRVHGVFSLVPETGEILVEGPLDFEETNSYSLDIQAVDHGTPAITGHSKVLIKVIDVNDNAPEIKVKTLKNLISENAPLGTLITLIDVIDRDSGENGQVRCEIQQNVPFILQTSSNHYKLITSEMLDRETMSEYRLFISAWDLGSPPLSTNKTIHIAVSDVNDNVPRFADLSYNVYLTENNAPRASIFTLTASDPDLEQNSYVSYSILENHIQNLPVSTYFSINSMNGTIYTMRSFDYEELKSFQIYVQARDAGVPPLSSTATVNVIILDQNDNAPVIVSPSGQGGSSPMTLLPQSAGQGYLVSKILATDADSGQNARLVYQMMQTTDPSLFILGKTTGEIRTARNILVSDLITQTLDILVKDNGQPNLSSTVKIHITILQNSTDTVTESDISVGRPEYSSDLNLYLLVIFSCTSIVFLLIIILLIVIKCKQDRNITQEFTSTSYCYKPGNMHNTINRRSVMEETLRYPGTDQVLRVAGLPQYSVCLSPESAKSDFLFLKPCGPPTSQAQE; encoded by the coding sequence ATGGCGAACGCATTCATGTTGAGCCTCACTGCAATTGCATCCTTTGTTGTCGTCTGTGCCCCCGGTCGAATTTCCGGGCAAATTAGATACTCGATTGCCGAGGAAATGGAAAAAGGGACATTTGTTGGGAATATCGCTCACGATTTGGGACTGAATGTACGACAGTTCTCCGCTCGCAAATTTCGACTCAGCTCTGATGACGGAGGTCGGTACCTGAAGGTTAGTTTAGAAAATGCGGTTTTGTCTATTCATGAAAGAATTGACCGGGAACGTCTTTGTGGGCAATCGGATATGTGCAGTATACCCTTTGAAATAATACTTGAAAATCCCCTGGAGGTGCATCGCGGGGAGCTAGTGATTTCTGATGTGAATGACAACTCGCCTACATTCCGGGATAGCAGTATTCCGTTGCAGATATCCGAAGCCATTCCTCCTGGGGTGCGCTTCCGTCTCGAGAGCGCGGAAGACCCCGACATTGGAATAAATACAGTGGCCGACTACACAATCAGTTCGAGTGAGTACTTTAAGCTTGAGACACGGAGAACCGAGGAGGGTATTATAATTGCCGAGCTGGTGTTAGAGAAATCCTTGGACCGAGAGTTGCAGTCATCCTTTCAGCTAGTGCTTACGGCTACGGACGGAGGGATCCCTCAAAGAACCGGAACAGCTCAGATTCTCATTACTGTACCAGACTTTAATGATAATCCACCTGTATTCGAGCATGATGTTTACAGGAACAGCATAAAGGAAAATGCACCACAGGGTACTGTAGTGATGATAGTTAACGCAACGGATTTGGACGAAGGGCTCAATGCTAAGTTGTTATATTCTTTTAGTGGAATATCCTTACAAAGAGTGCATGGGGTGTTCAGTTTGGTTCCGGAAACTGGGGAGATTCTAGTTGAAGGGCCTTTAGATTTTGAAGAAACAAACAGCTATTCACTCGATATTCAAGCTGTTGATCACGGGACTCCTGCGATTACAGGACATTCCAAAGTACTGATTAAAGTTATTGACGTAAACGACAACGCACCAGAGATAAAAGTGAAGACATTGAAAAAccttatctcagaaaatgctcCACTAGGAACTTTAATCACATTGATTGATGTTATTGATCGTGATTCTGGAGAGAACGGTCAAGTGCGCTGCGAAATACAACAGAACGTCCCGTTTATCTTGCAAACATCATCCAATCATTATAAATTAATTACAAGTGAAATGTTGGACCGTGAAACGATGTCTGAGTATAGACTATTTATATCAGCCTGGGATTTGGGGTCACCTCCACTGTCAACGAATAAAACCATCCATATTGCTGTTAGTGATGTAAATGATAACGTCCCACGATTCGCCGATCTGTCCTACAACGTATACCTGACTGAAAATAATGCACCTCGCGCATCTATCTTCACATTAACTGCGTCTGATCCTGATCTGGAACAGAATTCCTATGTTTCTTACTCTATTCTGGAGAATCATATCCAAAACCTGCCAGTGTCCACGTACTTCAGCATTAACTCTATGAACGGTACTATTTACACGATGCGCTCCTTTGACTATGAGGAACTCAAAAGCTTTCAGATCTATGTTCAAGCCCGTGACGCTGGAGTGCCCCCGCTGAGCAGTACCGCAACAGTTAACGTGATCATCCTGGATCAAAATGACAACGCTCCAGTAATTGTTTCACCTTCTGGACAGGGTGGTTCATCGCCCATGACGCTCTTGCCCCAATCAGCGGGCCAAGGGTACCTAGTGTCTAAGATATTGGCTACAGATGCAGATTCTGGTCAGAACGCGCGACTCGTTTACCAAATGATGCAAACTACAGATCCCAGTTTGTTTATCCTTGGCAAGACTACTGGCGAAATCAGAACTGCACGGAATATCTTGGTGTCGGATCTTATCACTCAAACTTTGGACATTCTGGTAAAAGACAACGGGCAGCCAAATCTATCCAGCACGGTTAAGATTCACATTACAATTTTGCAGAACAGCACCGATACCGTCACGGAAAGTGATATTTCAGTAGGAAGACCCGAATATTCCTCCGATCTAAACCtatatttattggttattttcAGTTGCACTTCCATTGTCTTTCTTCTCATAATCATTCTGCTGATTGTCATCAAATGTAAACAGGACAGAAATATCACCCAAGAGTTTACTTCCACCAGTTATTGTTACAAACCTGGAAATATGCACAACACGATTAATCGAAGATCTGTCATGGAGGAAACTTTACGCTATCCTGGTACTGATCAAGTACTCCGTGTGGCAGGACTGCCACAGTACTCAGTCTGTTTGTCTCCAGAATCAGCAAAGAGCGATTTCCTGTTCTTGAAGCCATGCGGCCCTCCCACCTCTCAGGCTCAAGAATAA